The following are from one region of the Carnobacterium gallinarum DSM 4847 genome:
- a CDS encoding extracellular solute-binding protein — MKKRMKMYLFVGLAVGVVILGGCSSSAKEKGNGKNADADFHIIRRGFQDVRPAANELWMWQEREKDSGVKVNFEEITDAAISEKKNVLLASKDQPDAYYGMNFSNSEIAKYGSQGLFIPLEELIAKNAPNIQKIFDDYPEIKASLTQPDGHIYSLPYLNLEDNTKKLYFNKVWLDKLGTKVPTNLDEFYTVLKRFKTEDPNGNGIADEQGWYNDTTNSFGNTLERQIMGAYGLINGGDFSTSALFYLKEKELKLTVTDSRYKEVLKYEKKLYDDGLINQQTFGNVTKEKWLADGSNGVIGAYTEAGPAQFGNYQQDYVGITALEGPNGDRLAVAYPPVASPSAMMLTKANKNPAKLLKWIDYMYSDEGIILGSLGKEGVTYEEKAGKKVYKDDILNYKDGVQLGAFQWVDNVYGGGYPYVEPSYEVNANAKNQTIDEAWQWADDASHSHDFIPELIGDLPTTDEEANKVTPILNDMGKYITQMRVNFITGKTDIDSEWDTYVNQLEKLGSKEYLKIKQEQYNRYRTAMEK; from the coding sequence ATGAAAAAAAGAATGAAGATGTATTTATTTGTTGGATTGGCGGTAGGCGTAGTAATTTTAGGTGGATGTAGTAGCTCGGCTAAAGAGAAAGGAAATGGAAAAAATGCAGATGCAGATTTTCATATTATTCGTCGAGGATTTCAAGATGTTCGTCCAGCAGCTAACGAGTTATGGATGTGGCAAGAGCGTGAAAAGGATTCTGGAGTTAAGGTTAATTTTGAAGAAATTACAGATGCAGCAATTAGTGAAAAGAAAAATGTATTATTGGCATCGAAAGATCAACCAGATGCTTATTATGGTATGAATTTTTCAAATTCAGAAATAGCAAAATATGGTTCTCAAGGTTTATTTATTCCTTTAGAAGAGTTAATTGCTAAAAATGCACCAAATATTCAAAAAATATTTGATGACTATCCTGAAATTAAAGCTTCTTTGACTCAACCGGATGGACATATATATTCATTACCATATCTAAATTTAGAAGATAATACAAAGAAGCTTTATTTTAATAAAGTTTGGTTAGATAAGTTAGGGACAAAGGTACCAACTAATTTAGATGAATTTTATACTGTATTAAAAAGATTTAAAACAGAAGATCCCAATGGTAATGGCATCGCTGATGAACAAGGTTGGTACAATGATACTACGAATAGCTTTGGCAATACATTGGAACGTCAGATTATGGGCGCATATGGTTTAATCAATGGAGGAGATTTTTCTACAAGTGCTTTATTTTATTTAAAAGAAAAAGAATTGAAATTAACGGTGACAGACTCTAGGTATAAGGAAGTTTTAAAATATGAAAAGAAATTGTATGATGATGGCTTAATTAATCAACAAACTTTCGGAAATGTGACGAAGGAAAAATGGTTAGCCGATGGTTCTAATGGTGTTATTGGCGCTTACACAGAAGCGGGACCTGCTCAATTTGGCAATTATCAGCAAGACTATGTTGGTATTACAGCCTTGGAAGGTCCAAATGGGGATCGTTTAGCAGTTGCTTATCCACCAGTAGCTAGCCCATCAGCAATGATGCTTACAAAGGCCAATAAAAATCCAGCTAAATTACTAAAATGGATTGATTATATGTACAGCGATGAAGGAATTATCTTAGGAAGTCTGGGAAAAGAAGGCGTTACCTATGAAGAAAAGGCTGGTAAAAAAGTATACAAAGATGACATTCTAAATTATAAGGATGGTGTACAATTAGGTGCATTTCAATGGGTTGACAATGTGTATGGTGGTGGTTACCCGTATGTTGAACCTTCCTATGAGGTGAATGCTAATGCTAAGAACCAAACAATTGATGAGGCTTGGCAGTGGGCAGATGATGCGTCGCATTCTCATGATTTTATACCAGAGCTAATTGGTGATTTGCCGACAACAGACGAGGAAGCGAATAAAGTAACACCAATTTTAAACGATATGGGCAAATATATTACTCAAATGCGCGTTAACTTTATTACTGGAAAAACGGATATTGATTCAGAGTGGGATACGTACGTGAATCAATTAGAAAAATTAGGGAGTAAAGAGTATTTGAAAATTAAACAAGAGCAATATAATCGCTATCGGACAGCAATGGAAAAATAA
- a CDS encoding YesL family protein, whose product MTTKLYQFSCFYLNLIALNFLWLIGCLLGGILFGIAPASVSLFSIYKEQDLSLFQSPLVLSKAFFQNYYREFKQANLLSGMISLLGLFLWFDYQLVITQRDIFSLVIKYLLIVVIYFSVIALLMFIPIYLHFDLPKVRYFLQTYIFVLTSPIELFLLTLMLGGMYVTVMYVPLWILPIYISGQVVLISKIMDRRFLQLQIFTKNGQ is encoded by the coding sequence ATGACAACAAAATTATATCAATTCTCATGTTTTTATTTGAATTTAATCGCGCTGAATTTTTTGTGGTTAATAGGTTGTTTGTTAGGTGGAATTCTGTTTGGAATCGCGCCTGCTAGTGTGAGTTTATTTTCTATCTATAAAGAACAGGATTTATCATTATTTCAATCCCCGTTAGTTTTGTCAAAAGCATTCTTTCAAAATTATTATCGTGAATTTAAGCAGGCTAATCTGCTAAGTGGAATGATTAGTTTATTAGGATTATTTTTATGGTTTGATTATCAATTAGTTATCACTCAAAGGGACATTTTTTCATTAGTTATAAAGTATTTGCTAATTGTTGTGATTTATTTTTCAGTGATCGCATTATTGATGTTCATTCCCATTTATTTACATTTTGATTTACCTAAAGTTCGTTATTTCTTACAAACGTATATCTTTGTCTTAACTAGTCCGATTGAGCTGTTCTTGTTAACGTTAATGCTAGGCGGGATGTATGTCACCGTTATGTATGTGCCACTCTGGATTTTGCCGATATATATATCTGGACAAGTAGTACTCATTAGTAAAATTATGGATCGTAGATTTCTCCAACTTCAAATATTTACTAAAAATGGACAATAA
- a CDS encoding family 43 glycosylhydrolase yields the protein MYKKLTARRTRNYSCNPFIQSIFTADPSAHVWPDGRLYVYPSRDMDPPQGCDKMDYYHVFSTEDMVNWRDEGEILNSSEVSWGRDSGGFMWAPDCAYKNGKYYFYFPHPSEEDWNASWKIGIAVSDSPIENFKDAGYIEGLGGFAMIDPAVFVDDDGRAYLYYGGGGHCEGGELSDDMLSLKTKMHEMRGLVDFHEAAWVFKRNGLYYLTYSDNHHGNNHLRYAISENPLGPWEHKGIYLAPTNCETSHGSVVEYKGNWYAFYHSDDLSNAGILRSICWDPIEFNEDGTMNLVVQTRNGRSGLPVTGEKVEKPLVIYPANEAKNLIEAKLILEEAAFNQECLQNFISTKSTVTFENIEGFEGGNVNLGIYYGTPEKLAKLNLVINGEWTTLINLVFTGSLQTFDGYANVTVKLKPGKVNSIELTGGNGELSLEAISVENYQTN from the coding sequence ATGTATAAAAAGTTAACAGCGAGACGTACTCGAAACTATTCATGTAATCCATTTATTCAAAGTATTTTTACAGCTGATCCATCAGCGCATGTTTGGCCAGATGGTCGGTTATATGTTTATCCATCAAGAGATATGGATCCGCCACAAGGATGCGATAAAATGGATTACTATCATGTTTTTTCAACAGAAGATATGGTGAATTGGCGTGATGAAGGTGAGATTTTAAATTCTAGTGAGGTTAGTTGGGGACGTGACTCTGGTGGTTTTATGTGGGCGCCCGATTGTGCTTACAAAAATGGCAAATATTATTTTTATTTCCCTCATCCAAGTGAAGAAGATTGGAATGCATCATGGAAAATTGGGATTGCAGTTAGTGATAGTCCGATAGAAAATTTTAAAGATGCAGGTTATATAGAAGGTTTAGGTGGATTTGCTATGATTGATCCAGCAGTATTTGTTGATGATGACGGACGTGCGTATCTCTATTATGGTGGTGGTGGTCATTGCGAAGGTGGCGAGTTAAGTGACGACATGCTTTCACTTAAGACAAAAATGCATGAGATGAGAGGGTTAGTTGATTTTCATGAAGCTGCTTGGGTATTTAAAAGAAATGGATTATATTACCTAACTTATTCAGATAATCATCATGGCAACAACCATTTACGTTATGCGATTAGTGAAAATCCTTTAGGACCTTGGGAGCATAAAGGAATTTATTTAGCTCCAACAAATTGCGAAACAAGCCATGGCTCAGTTGTGGAGTACAAAGGTAATTGGTATGCGTTTTACCATTCAGATGACTTATCTAATGCAGGCATTTTAAGATCAATCTGTTGGGATCCAATTGAATTTAATGAAGATGGGACTATGAATTTAGTAGTGCAAACACGAAATGGACGTAGTGGTTTACCAGTAACAGGTGAAAAGGTAGAAAAGCCATTAGTCATCTACCCAGCAAATGAAGCAAAGAATCTAATTGAAGCAAAACTTATTTTGGAAGAGGCTGCATTCAATCAGGAATGTTTACAAAACTTTATTTCGACTAAGTCGACGGTTACTTTTGAAAATATCGAGGGGTTTGAAGGAGGCAATGTGAATCTAGGCATTTATTATGGGACGCCAGAAAAATTAGCTAAATTAAATTTAGTGATTAACGGAGAATGGACGACATTAATTAATCTTGTGTTTACTGGTTCACTGCAAACTTTTGATGGATATGCGAATGTCACTGTAAAATTAAAACCAGGTAAGGTTAATAGTATTGAATTGACAGGTGGAAATGGGGAGCTAAGCTTAGAGGCTATTTCAGTAGAAAATTATCAAACTAATTAA
- a CDS encoding GntR family transcriptional regulator, with product MEPKKPIYLRMSQELQEKIEQGIYKPGDQLPTESELTETFSVSRVTARKSLDTLVQANLIERIPGRGTFVLDTAEEERLKNQFAKDNEKVIGVILPATSPCFGTQLIYEISRALQKENMHLIYTGTEDNQFLEAKAIHDSMQLPLDGLLIWPAPGEFISNEIIKLVIADFPVILLDRYIQDTKSNSVTTDNPLATKLALDHLLELNHKKIAIASRKSSHDTSIRDRLLTAQFHLTNQDQTINCYSGTLLIPKVDYRNPTEVAIHVTEFKPQLEKFLKENPTTSAFFVTEYYPATFLYVCLTELGYNVPNDFSIVCFDSPLLYLEPTLRFTHIKQNEAELAQKSVDLLKEVLAEPDSKTNFLVEPDLVIGDTTTPFKEK from the coding sequence ATGGAACCAAAAAAACCTATTTATCTGCGTATGAGTCAAGAATTACAAGAAAAAATTGAACAAGGCATCTATAAACCTGGCGATCAGTTGCCAACTGAGAGTGAATTAACTGAAACCTTTAGTGTTAGCCGAGTAACTGCACGGAAAAGTCTCGACACTTTAGTTCAAGCAAATCTTATTGAACGTATTCCTGGTAGAGGCACCTTTGTTTTAGATACTGCTGAAGAGGAACGATTGAAGAACCAATTTGCAAAAGATAATGAAAAAGTGATTGGAGTTATTCTTCCAGCTACTTCTCCTTGTTTTGGCACACAATTAATTTATGAAATTAGTCGGGCCTTGCAAAAAGAAAATATGCATTTGATTTATACTGGAACAGAAGACAATCAATTTTTAGAAGCAAAGGCGATTCACGATAGTATGCAATTGCCTTTAGATGGCTTACTTATTTGGCCTGCTCCAGGTGAATTTATTAGCAATGAGATCATTAAACTGGTAATTGCTGATTTTCCAGTAATCCTCTTAGATCGTTACATTCAGGATACAAAATCAAATTCCGTTACAACTGACAATCCGTTAGCTACTAAACTTGCCTTGGATCATTTACTAGAACTCAATCATAAAAAAATTGCGATTGCTTCTAGAAAGTCTTCCCACGATACATCTATTCGTGATCGTTTACTGACTGCACAGTTTCATCTAACGAATCAAGATCAAACAATTAATTGCTACTCAGGTACATTACTGATTCCTAAAGTAGATTATCGCAATCCTACCGAAGTAGCTATTCATGTGACTGAATTCAAGCCACAACTTGAAAAATTTTTGAAAGAAAATCCAACAACTTCAGCCTTTTTTGTAACAGAATATTATCCAGCTACCTTCTTATATGTTTGCTTAACCGAATTGGGATACAATGTTCCTAATGACTTTTCAATTGTCTGCTTTGACTCTCCACTTCTCTATTTAGAGCCGACTTTACGCTTTACCCATATTAAGCAAAATGAAGCTGAGCTAGCTCAAAAAAGTGTGGATTTATTAAAAGAAGTACTTGCTGAACCCGATTCTAAAACAAACTTCTTAGTTGAACCTGACTTAGTCATAGGCGATACAACGACTCCATTTAAAGAAAAATAA
- a CDS encoding carbohydrate ABC transporter permease — protein MVKKSKMQEPTSEKIFNLINIFLLIIVTLILLYPLWFVVSASFSNPRKIFETPLLLWPRGWNLDGYKMIFENKEIWIGMKNSIIYTVLGTILNLVMTTMAAYPLSRKELKGRGKITFFFTFTMFFSGGLIPTYLLNQSLGIVDTIWVMIIPGAISVYNLIIMRTYFQQNIPTELEESAFLDGATDLQLVLKIVLPLSTPIIAVMTMFYGLGRWNSYFDAMIYLSDRSMFPLQLILREILIQSQTLANNNQLITSNTMDQISQSKEAIKYAVIVIASLPIFVIYPITAKYFEKGIMMGSVKG, from the coding sequence ATGGTGAAAAAGTCAAAAATGCAAGAACCTACTAGTGAGAAAATTTTTAATTTAATTAACATCTTCTTATTGATTATCGTGACATTGATTTTGCTATATCCTCTATGGTTTGTTGTTAGTGCTTCTTTTAGTAATCCTAGGAAGATTTTTGAAACACCTTTATTATTATGGCCGAGAGGTTGGAATTTAGATGGTTATAAAATGATTTTTGAAAATAAAGAAATCTGGATAGGAATGAAAAATTCAATTATTTATACCGTGTTGGGAACTATTTTGAATTTAGTCATGACTACGATGGCGGCCTATCCACTTTCACGTAAGGAATTAAAAGGCAGAGGAAAAATAACCTTTTTCTTTACGTTTACAATGTTCTTTTCAGGGGGATTAATTCCAACTTATTTATTAAATCAATCCTTGGGAATTGTGGATACGATTTGGGTCATGATTATACCTGGTGCGATTAGTGTCTATAATTTAATTATTATGAGAACCTATTTCCAGCAAAATATTCCAACAGAACTTGAGGAAAGTGCGTTTTTAGACGGGGCAACGGACTTGCAATTGGTATTAAAAATTGTTCTGCCATTGTCGACTCCAATTATTGCTGTCATGACGATGTTTTATGGTTTAGGTAGATGGAATAGTTATTTTGATGCAATGATTTATCTATCAGACCGCTCCATGTTTCCACTCCAATTGATTTTACGGGAAATTTTAATTCAGAGCCAAACGTTGGCAAATAACAATCAATTGATTACCAGCAATACCATGGATCAAATTAGCCAATCAAAAGAAGCAATTAAATATGCTGTAATTGTGATTGCTAGTTTGCCAATTTTTGTTATTTATCCAATTACGGCTAAATATTTTGAAAAAGGAATCATGATGGGTTCTGTGAAGGGGTAA
- a CDS encoding ABC transporter permease yields the protein MQESFHMKNSKKARRQHFSQHKWLYIMLVPPVVYFLIWCYGPMYGVIIAFKNYSPAIGIFNSPWVGMENFQRFFDSYFFGEIIGNTLRLSIYSLLVGIPFPIILALMFNELKNRYFKSTVQTISYIPNFISVVVVIGMVLFFTSPVDGVFNTILAFFGQKPIDFMGSTKIFPHIYVWSGIWQSVGWGTLIYTAAMSGISQDQYEAAHLDGASKLQAIRHITIPAIMPTIVINTILATGGILGVGFEKILLMQNDMNLPVSEVISTYVYKAGVIGADFSFSTAIGLFNNIINFSVLVLVNYFAKRVGETSLW from the coding sequence ATGCAAGAATCTTTTCATATGAAGAATAGTAAAAAAGCTAGAAGACAACATTTTTCGCAGCATAAATGGCTTTATATTATGTTAGTACCACCAGTTGTTTATTTTCTGATTTGGTGTTATGGACCTATGTACGGAGTAATTATTGCTTTTAAAAATTATTCACCAGCAATTGGTATTTTTAATAGTCCTTGGGTGGGGATGGAGAATTTTCAACGATTTTTCGATTCTTATTTTTTCGGAGAAATTATTGGGAATACATTAAGATTGAGTATCTATAGTTTGTTGGTAGGGATTCCGTTTCCTATTATATTAGCATTGATGTTTAATGAACTAAAGAATCGTTATTTTAAATCTACCGTTCAAACGATTTCTTATATTCCAAATTTTATCTCAGTCGTTGTCGTTATTGGGATGGTTTTATTTTTCACCTCGCCAGTCGATGGTGTTTTCAACACGATTTTAGCATTTTTTGGTCAGAAGCCAATTGATTTTATGGGGTCCACTAAAATTTTTCCACATATTTATGTGTGGTCGGGAATTTGGCAAAGTGTTGGTTGGGGAACTTTGATTTATACGGCAGCAATGTCTGGGATTTCACAAGATCAGTATGAAGCAGCCCATCTAGATGGCGCTAGTAAGTTGCAAGCAATTCGACATATTACAATTCCGGCGATTATGCCAACGATTGTAATTAATACAATTTTAGCTACTGGAGGAATTTTAGGAGTTGGATTTGAAAAGATTTTATTAATGCAAAATGATATGAATTTGCCAGTATCTGAAGTTATTTCAACCTATGTGTACAAAGCTGGGGTAATTGGAGCAGATTTTAGTTTTTCAACTGCCATTGGTTTATTTAATAATATTATCAATTTTTCTGTGTTGGTTTTAGTTAATTATTTTGCTAAAAGAGTGGGGGAAACAAGTTTATGGTGA